A genome region from Oryzias melastigma strain HK-1 linkage group LG12, ASM292280v2, whole genome shotgun sequence includes the following:
- the kcmf1 gene encoding E3 ubiquitin-protein ligase KCMF1 isoform X1, giving the protein MSRHEGVSCDACLKGNFRGRRFKCLICYDYDLCASCYESGATTTRHTTEHPMQCILTRVDYDLYYGGDTFSVEQPQSFTCPYCGKMGFTETSLQEHVTSEHAETSTEVICPICAALPGGDPNHVTDDFTAHLTLEHRAPRDLDESSSVRHVRRMFHPGRGLGGPRARRTNMHFTSGSTGGLSSSSSQSSTYTPSNREAMDPIAELLSQLSGVRRAAGGQINSSGPSASQLQQLQMQLQLERQQAQAARQQVESGRHAARRGNNPSNSGTAIPPPSTATVTTTTVGEMNSPSSSHSSQFLLSRLNEPKMSEAERQFLEGERADHSLFVQELLLSTLMREESSSSDEDERRDFADFGAMGCVDIMPLDVALENLQLRESSSSGKEPPPPPL; this is encoded by the exons ATGTCCCGACATGAGG gtgTGAGCTGTGATGCATGTTTAAAGGGCAACTTTAGAGGACGACGGTTCAAGTGCTTAATCTGCTACGACTACGACCTGTGCGCATCGTGCTACGAGAGCGGCGCCACGACAACACGGCACACCACAGAACACCCCATGCAGTGTATATTAACTAGAGTAGACTATG ACTTGTATTACGGAGGAGACACTTTCTCGGTAGAGCAACCCCAGTCGTTCACATGTCCTTACTGTGGCAAAATGGGTTTCACGGAGACATCCCTGCAGGAGCATGTCACCTCTGAGCATGCAGAGACTTCCACAGAGGTG ATCTGTCCGATATGTGCTGCTCTGCCAGGAGGAGACCCCAACCACGTCACAGACGACTTCACAGCTCACCTCACCCTCGAACACAGAGCGCCAAGAGATTTA GATGAATCCAGCAGCGTGCGGCATGTACGCAGGATGTTCCACCCCGGAAGAGGTCTGGGAGGCCCCAGAGCACGGCGGACGAATATGCACTTTACTAGCGGCTCCACGGGAGGactttcctcctcctcatcacaGAGCTCCACATACACCCCCAGTAACAGAGAAGCAATGGACCCCATCGCAG AGCTGTTGTCTCAGCTGTCAGGCGTGCGGCGTGCCGCGGGCGGGCAGATAAACTCCTCGGGCCCTTCGGCCTCCCAGCTCCAGCAGCTTCAGATGCAGCTGCAGTTGGAACGGCAGCAGGCGCAGGCGGCGCGGCAGCAGGTGGAGAGCGGCAGGCACGCGGCGCGGCGCGGCAACAACCCGAGCAACAGCGGCACCGCCATCCCTCCGCCCAGCACGGCAACCGTCACCACGACCACCGTGGGTGAAATGAATTCCCCGTCCTCATCCCACAGCTCCCAGTTCCTATTATCACG ATTGAACGAACCGAAGATGTCCGAAGCGGAACGGCAGTTTCTAGAAGGAGAGCGAGCCGACCACAGCCTGTTTGTCCAGGAGCTCCTTTTGTCCACTTTGATGCGAGAAGAGAGCTCCTCCTCGGACGAAGACGAGCGCCGAGACTTCGCCGACTTCGGAGCCATGGGCTGCGTGGATATTATGCCTTTAGACGTGGCGCTGGAGAACCTGCAGCTTCGGGAGAGCAGCTCTTCGGGGAAGGAGCCTCCGCCGCCTCCTCTTTGA
- the kcmf1 gene encoding E3 ubiquitin-protein ligase KCMF1 isoform X2, translating to MQCILTRVDYDLYYGGDTFSVEQPQSFTCPYCGKMGFTETSLQEHVTSEHAETSTEVICPICAALPGGDPNHVTDDFTAHLTLEHRAPRDLDESSSVRHVRRMFHPGRGLGGPRARRTNMHFTSGSTGGLSSSSSQSSTYTPSNREAMDPIAELLSQLSGVRRAAGGQINSSGPSASQLQQLQMQLQLERQQAQAARQQVESGRHAARRGNNPSNSGTAIPPPSTATVTTTTVGEMNSPSSSHSSQFLLSRLNEPKMSEAERQFLEGERADHSLFVQELLLSTLMREESSSSDEDERRDFADFGAMGCVDIMPLDVALENLQLRESSSSGKEPPPPPL from the exons ATGCAGTGTATATTAACTAGAGTAGACTATG ACTTGTATTACGGAGGAGACACTTTCTCGGTAGAGCAACCCCAGTCGTTCACATGTCCTTACTGTGGCAAAATGGGTTTCACGGAGACATCCCTGCAGGAGCATGTCACCTCTGAGCATGCAGAGACTTCCACAGAGGTG ATCTGTCCGATATGTGCTGCTCTGCCAGGAGGAGACCCCAACCACGTCACAGACGACTTCACAGCTCACCTCACCCTCGAACACAGAGCGCCAAGAGATTTA GATGAATCCAGCAGCGTGCGGCATGTACGCAGGATGTTCCACCCCGGAAGAGGTCTGGGAGGCCCCAGAGCACGGCGGACGAATATGCACTTTACTAGCGGCTCCACGGGAGGactttcctcctcctcatcacaGAGCTCCACATACACCCCCAGTAACAGAGAAGCAATGGACCCCATCGCAG AGCTGTTGTCTCAGCTGTCAGGCGTGCGGCGTGCCGCGGGCGGGCAGATAAACTCCTCGGGCCCTTCGGCCTCCCAGCTCCAGCAGCTTCAGATGCAGCTGCAGTTGGAACGGCAGCAGGCGCAGGCGGCGCGGCAGCAGGTGGAGAGCGGCAGGCACGCGGCGCGGCGCGGCAACAACCCGAGCAACAGCGGCACCGCCATCCCTCCGCCCAGCACGGCAACCGTCACCACGACCACCGTGGGTGAAATGAATTCCCCGTCCTCATCCCACAGCTCCCAGTTCCTATTATCACG ATTGAACGAACCGAAGATGTCCGAAGCGGAACGGCAGTTTCTAGAAGGAGAGCGAGCCGACCACAGCCTGTTTGTCCAGGAGCTCCTTTTGTCCACTTTGATGCGAGAAGAGAGCTCCTCCTCGGACGAAGACGAGCGCCGAGACTTCGCCGACTTCGGAGCCATGGGCTGCGTGGATATTATGCCTTTAGACGTGGCGCTGGAGAACCTGCAGCTTCGGGAGAGCAGCTCTTCGGGGAAGGAGCCTCCGCCGCCTCCTCTTTGA
- the ntrk2b gene encoding neurotrophic tyrosine kinase, receptor, type 2b isoform X2, producing the protein MDSSAGEHGMARSGLFLLLTGLMWRFGGACPESCTCTISRIVCIDSEPGIEDFPVLTLDDMENITEIHIANQNRLFDLSDSSLRHYINLRNLTVTRTRLTSISSDAFFNNTRLQYVNLRDNNLSTLSWRTFQNFNITFPLLLSGNPLDCVCENLWIKLKLQEEADSPDLTCTDDRGVTRDFATLTPPDCVVPTVEVTPKNVTEMEGGNVKAVCSASGSPAPVILWNLDMLSTHYEIDPSDTESILTLTGLSSDDNGRKIVCSVENMVGQSEATLELNILFPPAILQLLPPERNHHWCIPFTVTGNPKPELRWYHNNTTLEEQDFIRTIIHEYTENEDHGCLQLVNPTHIHNGKYRLVVKNEFGQDEKTVSAQFIDPPYFNTTEPEFGYSYPDPSLPPLDDSVAVYVVVGIAGVALTGCVLMVIILKYGRNSKFGIKGSSSVISNDDDSASPLHHVSNGNNTPSSSEMGPDAVIIGMTKIPVIENPQYFRNSGSMLKSDTFVKHIKRHNIVLKRELGEGAFGKVFLAECYNLVPHQEKIHVAVKTLKEASESGRADFYREAELLTNLQHEHIVTFYGVCVESDPLIMVFEYMKHGDLNKFLRSHGPDAVLMADGQHSILVELTQSQMLHIAQQIAAGMVYLASQHFVHRDLATRNCLVGENLLVKIGDFGMSRDVYSTDYYKVGGHTMLPIRWMPPESIMYRRFTTESDVWSLGVVLWEIFTYGKQPWYQLSNNEVIECITQGRVLQRPRTCPKEVYDLMLGCWQREPYMRLNIKEIYSMLQSLAKASPVYLDILG; encoded by the exons ATGGACTCCAGCGCGGGGGAGCATGGCATGGCTCGCTCGGGATTGTTTCTGCTTCTGACGGGGCTGATGTGGAGGTTTGGCGGCGCTTGCCCCGAATCCTGCACTTGCACCATCTCAAGGATTGTTTGTATTGATTCCGAGCCGGGGATCGAGGATTTCCCCGTCCTCACGTTGGATGACATGGAAAACATCACCGAGAT ACACATCGCCAATCAGAACAGACTGTTTGACCTCAGCGACAGCAGTCTGAGACACTACATCAACCTCAGAAATCT AACGGTAACTAGGACAAGATTGACATCCATATCTTCAGACgcattttttaacaacacaaGGCTTCAATATGT AAATTTAAGAGACAACAATCTGTCAACGCTCTCATGGAGAACGTTTCAGAACTTTAACATTACATTTCC GCTTCTTCTGTCTGGAAATCCCCTGGATTGTGTTTGTGAGAATTTGTGGATCAAACTGAAGCTCCAAGAAGAAGCCGACAGCCCAGATCTGACATGCACTGATGACAGAGGAGTGACGAGGGACTTTGCCACCCTCACTCCTCCAGACTGCG TGGTTCCCACAGTAGAAGTCACCCCCAAAAATGTGACAGAGATGGAAGGGGGGAATGTCAAGGCGGTGTGCAGCGCCTCAGGCTCTCCTGCTCCTGTGATCCTGTGGAATCTGGATATGCTCTCAACCCACTATGAG ATTGACCCTTCGGACACAGAGAGCATCCTGACGCTGACAGGCCTGTCGTCAGATGATAATGGAAGGAAGATCGTCTGCAGCGTGGAGAACATGGTCGGCCAGTCGGAGGCCACGTTAGAGCTCAACATTCTCT TTCCCCCCGCAATCCTGCAACTGCTGCCTCCAGAGCGGAACCACCACTGGTGCATCCCGTTCACGGTGACCGGGAACCCCAAGCCCGAGCTGCGCTGGTATCACAACAACACCACTCTGGAGGAGCAGGACTTCATCCGCACCATCATCCACGAGTACACCGAGAACGAGGACCACGGGTGTCTGCAGCTGGTCAACCCCACCCACATCCACAACGGCAAGTACAGGCTGGTGGTCAAGAACGAGTTCGGTCAGGATGAGAAGACGGTTTCAGCGCAGTTCATCGATCCACCGTACTTCAACACCACAG aacCAGAATTTGGCTACAGCT ACCCTG atccCTCACTTCCCCCTCTGGATGACAGTGTTGCA GTGTATGTGGTTGTGGGGATTGCCGGCGTTGCCCTGACCGGCTGCGTTCTGATGGTGATCATCCTGAAGTACGGAAGAAACTCCAAGTTTGGAATCAAAG GCTCCTCCTCGGTCATCAGTAACGACGATGACTCCGCCAGCCCTCTTCATCACGTCTCCAATGGCAACAACACCCCGTCCTCCTCAGAGATGGGTCCAGACGCAGTGATCATTGGGATGACAAAGATTCCTGTCATTGAGAACCCGCAGTACTTCCGTAACTCCGGCAGCATGCTGAAATCTGACACAT TTGTCAAGCACATCAAGAGACACAACATTGTGCTGAAACGGGAGCTGGGTGAAGGAGCCTTTGGGAAGGTCTTCCTCGCTGAGTGCTACAACCTCGTCCCACACCAGGAGAAGATCCACGTCGCGGTCAAG ACTCTGAAGGAGGCCAGCGAGAGCGGCCGAGCCGACTTCTACAGAGAAGCTGAGCTGCTCACCAACCTGCAGCACGAGCACATCGTCACTTTCTACGGCGTGTGCGTGGAGAGCGACCCCCTCATCATGGTCTTTGAATACATGAAGCATGGGGACCTGAACAAGTTTCTCAG GTCCCATGGTCCCGATGCTGTTCTCATGGCAGACGGTCAGCACAGTATCTTGGTGGAGCTCACTCAGTCCCAGATGCTGCACATTGCCCAACAGATTGCTGCTGGCATGGTCTACCTGGCCTCCCAGCACTTTGTCCACAGAGACCTGGCGACGAGAAACTGCCTGGTGGGAGAAAACCTGCTGGTCAAAATCGGAGACTTTGGCATGTCCAGAGACGTTTACAGCACAGACTACTATAAA GTGGGCGGTCACACGATGCTGCCGATTCGCTGGATGCCCCCGGAGAGCATCATGTACCGGCGCTTCACCACGGAAAGTGACGTGTGGAGCCTCGGCGTGGTGCTGTGGGAGATCTTCACCTACGGCAAGCAGCCCTGGTACCAGCTCTCCAACAATGAG GTGATCGAGTGCATCACGCAGGGCCGGGTTCTGCAGCGTCCTCGCACCTGTCCCAAGGAGGTGTACGACCTGATGCTGGGCTGCTGGCAGAGGGAACCTTACATGAGGCTGAACATCAAGGAGATCTACAGCATGCTCCAGAGTCTGGCCAAGGCCTCTCCGGTGTACCTGGACATCCTGGGCTGA
- the ntrk2b gene encoding neurotrophic tyrosine kinase, receptor, type 2b isoform X1, producing MDSSAGEHGMARSGLFLLLTGLMWRFGGACPESCTCTISRIVCIDSEPGIEDFPVLTLDDMENITEIHIANQNRLFDLSDSSLRHYINLRNLTVTRTRLTSISSDAFFNNTRLQYVNLRDNNLSTLSWRTFQNFNITFPLLLSGNPLDCVCENLWIKLKLQEEADSPDLTCTDDRGVTRDFATLTPPDCVVPTVEVTPKNVTEMEGGNVKAVCSASGSPAPVILWNLDMLSTHYEIDPSDTESILTLTGLSSDDNGRKIVCSVENMVGQSEATLELNILFPPAILQLLPPERNHHWCIPFTVTGNPKPELRWYHNNTTLEEQDFIRTIIHEYTENEDHGCLQLVNPTHIHNGKYRLVVKNEFGQDEKTVSAQFIDPPYFNTTEPEFGYSYPDPSLPPLDDSVAVSDPNLVYVVVGIAGVALTGCVLMVIILKYGRNSKFGIKGSSSVISNDDDSASPLHHVSNGNNTPSSSEMGPDAVIIGMTKIPVIENPQYFRNSGSMLKSDTFVKHIKRHNIVLKRELGEGAFGKVFLAECYNLVPHQEKIHVAVKTLKEASESGRADFYREAELLTNLQHEHIVTFYGVCVESDPLIMVFEYMKHGDLNKFLRSHGPDAVLMADGQHSILVELTQSQMLHIAQQIAAGMVYLASQHFVHRDLATRNCLVGENLLVKIGDFGMSRDVYSTDYYKVGGHTMLPIRWMPPESIMYRRFTTESDVWSLGVVLWEIFTYGKQPWYQLSNNEVIECITQGRVLQRPRTCPKEVYDLMLGCWQREPYMRLNIKEIYSMLQSLAKASPVYLDILG from the exons ATGGACTCCAGCGCGGGGGAGCATGGCATGGCTCGCTCGGGATTGTTTCTGCTTCTGACGGGGCTGATGTGGAGGTTTGGCGGCGCTTGCCCCGAATCCTGCACTTGCACCATCTCAAGGATTGTTTGTATTGATTCCGAGCCGGGGATCGAGGATTTCCCCGTCCTCACGTTGGATGACATGGAAAACATCACCGAGAT ACACATCGCCAATCAGAACAGACTGTTTGACCTCAGCGACAGCAGTCTGAGACACTACATCAACCTCAGAAATCT AACGGTAACTAGGACAAGATTGACATCCATATCTTCAGACgcattttttaacaacacaaGGCTTCAATATGT AAATTTAAGAGACAACAATCTGTCAACGCTCTCATGGAGAACGTTTCAGAACTTTAACATTACATTTCC GCTTCTTCTGTCTGGAAATCCCCTGGATTGTGTTTGTGAGAATTTGTGGATCAAACTGAAGCTCCAAGAAGAAGCCGACAGCCCAGATCTGACATGCACTGATGACAGAGGAGTGACGAGGGACTTTGCCACCCTCACTCCTCCAGACTGCG TGGTTCCCACAGTAGAAGTCACCCCCAAAAATGTGACAGAGATGGAAGGGGGGAATGTCAAGGCGGTGTGCAGCGCCTCAGGCTCTCCTGCTCCTGTGATCCTGTGGAATCTGGATATGCTCTCAACCCACTATGAG ATTGACCCTTCGGACACAGAGAGCATCCTGACGCTGACAGGCCTGTCGTCAGATGATAATGGAAGGAAGATCGTCTGCAGCGTGGAGAACATGGTCGGCCAGTCGGAGGCCACGTTAGAGCTCAACATTCTCT TTCCCCCCGCAATCCTGCAACTGCTGCCTCCAGAGCGGAACCACCACTGGTGCATCCCGTTCACGGTGACCGGGAACCCCAAGCCCGAGCTGCGCTGGTATCACAACAACACCACTCTGGAGGAGCAGGACTTCATCCGCACCATCATCCACGAGTACACCGAGAACGAGGACCACGGGTGTCTGCAGCTGGTCAACCCCACCCACATCCACAACGGCAAGTACAGGCTGGTGGTCAAGAACGAGTTCGGTCAGGATGAGAAGACGGTTTCAGCGCAGTTCATCGATCCACCGTACTTCAACACCACAG aacCAGAATTTGGCTACAGCT ACCCTG atccCTCACTTCCCCCTCTGGATGACAGTGTTGCAGTAAGTGATCCCAATCTG GTGTATGTGGTTGTGGGGATTGCCGGCGTTGCCCTGACCGGCTGCGTTCTGATGGTGATCATCCTGAAGTACGGAAGAAACTCCAAGTTTGGAATCAAAG GCTCCTCCTCGGTCATCAGTAACGACGATGACTCCGCCAGCCCTCTTCATCACGTCTCCAATGGCAACAACACCCCGTCCTCCTCAGAGATGGGTCCAGACGCAGTGATCATTGGGATGACAAAGATTCCTGTCATTGAGAACCCGCAGTACTTCCGTAACTCCGGCAGCATGCTGAAATCTGACACAT TTGTCAAGCACATCAAGAGACACAACATTGTGCTGAAACGGGAGCTGGGTGAAGGAGCCTTTGGGAAGGTCTTCCTCGCTGAGTGCTACAACCTCGTCCCACACCAGGAGAAGATCCACGTCGCGGTCAAG ACTCTGAAGGAGGCCAGCGAGAGCGGCCGAGCCGACTTCTACAGAGAAGCTGAGCTGCTCACCAACCTGCAGCACGAGCACATCGTCACTTTCTACGGCGTGTGCGTGGAGAGCGACCCCCTCATCATGGTCTTTGAATACATGAAGCATGGGGACCTGAACAAGTTTCTCAG GTCCCATGGTCCCGATGCTGTTCTCATGGCAGACGGTCAGCACAGTATCTTGGTGGAGCTCACTCAGTCCCAGATGCTGCACATTGCCCAACAGATTGCTGCTGGCATGGTCTACCTGGCCTCCCAGCACTTTGTCCACAGAGACCTGGCGACGAGAAACTGCCTGGTGGGAGAAAACCTGCTGGTCAAAATCGGAGACTTTGGCATGTCCAGAGACGTTTACAGCACAGACTACTATAAA GTGGGCGGTCACACGATGCTGCCGATTCGCTGGATGCCCCCGGAGAGCATCATGTACCGGCGCTTCACCACGGAAAGTGACGTGTGGAGCCTCGGCGTGGTGCTGTGGGAGATCTTCACCTACGGCAAGCAGCCCTGGTACCAGCTCTCCAACAATGAG GTGATCGAGTGCATCACGCAGGGCCGGGTTCTGCAGCGTCCTCGCACCTGTCCCAAGGAGGTGTACGACCTGATGCTGGGCTGCTGGCAGAGGGAACCTTACATGAGGCTGAACATCAAGGAGATCTACAGCATGCTCCAGAGTCTGGCCAAGGCCTCTCCGGTGTACCTGGACATCCTGGGCTGA